TGCAGACGCTCGAAGGAGTGCCCGCGTTCATCCACGGAGGGCCGTTCGCGAACATAGCGCACGGATGCAACTCCATCCAGGCCACGCGGCTGGGCTTGAAGCTCTCGGACTACTTCGTCACCGAAGCCGGATTCGGAGCGGACCTCGGGGCAGAGAAGTTTCTGGACATCAAGTGCCGGCTGGGCGGGCTGAAGCCCTCGGCGGTCGTCATCGTCGCCACAGTGCGGGCGCTGAAGATGCACGGCGGGAAGAAGAAGAGCGAACTCGGCGAGAAAGACCTTGTCGCGCTGGAGAAGGGAATGTCGAACCTCGAGAAGCACATCGAGAACATCGCGTCGTTCGGTCTTCCGGCAGTCGTCGCGATCAACCGTTTTCCCGCCGACAGCGAGGAAGAGCTCGCTCTCATAGAGAAGAAGTGCAACGCGCTCGGCGCGTCGGTGGCCCTGTCGGAAGTGTGGGAAAAGGGCGGCGAGGGCGGCCTCGAGCTCGCGGACAAGGTGATGGAAGCGTGCGGGAAGAAGTCTGAGTTCGTCTACCAGTACGAAGTCGGAATGAGCCCGAAGGAGAAGATAGAGCGCATCGCGAAGAATATCTACGGGGCGTCCGGAGTGACGTACACCGACCAGGCGGAGAAGGACCTAGCACAGATCCACGAGCTTGGGAAGGACGAGTTGCTGATATGCATGGCGAAGACGCAGTACTCGCTTTCGGACAACCCCGCGCTGCTGGGGCGACCGTCGGGATTCTCGGTGACGGTGCGCGAAGTGAGGCTGTCCGCGGGAGCGGGATTTCTTGTGCCGGTAACGGGATCGATCATGACGATGCCGGGCCTGCCGAAGAAGCCTGCGGCGTTGTCGATAGACATCGACGAAAAAGGCCGCATCACCGGCCTCTTCTAGGCACTGCGTAGAACCTGAAAGAGGCGCGCGGTCTGCGGTGAGGGGCTTATTTTCCTTGACATAGAAAAGGGGAAAAGGTATCATTAGATTGTCGACAATAAAAACACAGAGAGAGTATAAAGAAAAATTCTCCCTCGAAAGAAACGGAGAGATCAAAATGGACTACGTTGCTTTCGAAAAGGACACCCTGAGCGAACGGGTTGCCGACTATATCAGGCGGCACATCCTCTACATGGATACATTCAGGGACGGAGACCACATCCTGGAGACGGACATCGCCGAAAAGCTCGACGTGAGCAGGGCCACCGTCAGGGAAGCCCTGAAAGACCTTGAGACTCAGGGCATCGTGGAGATCATCCCCCGCAAGGGGACGTACGTGGCGGCCTTCGACCACAAGGACATGATCGAGATTCTCGAACTCCGCTGCATGTGCGAGGCCTACATCTTCGAGACGGTCGTGAACGGAAACATGCTCGACGCACGCGACTTCTCCATCCTTGAATCTATCATCGACGAGATGGTGCAGGTGTCCCGCTCGACTGAGGAGAGCGAGCTCGCCAAGTCAACCGCCTTCACCACGAAGGACCTCGAATTTCACGGCTACATCTGGAAAAAGTCCGGCCGGCGCTGGTTCTGCAAGGTGCTCTCGGACAACTACTACCGGTTGCGGCTGGCCATGATGCAGGACATGATCCTCGAACGGGACATGGAGAAATCGGCCACGATGCACTACGATATTTTGAACGCGCTCCGGGAGAAGGACCTGGACGCGGCCAGAAACTACCTTCGCAGACACATTCTCTCGCTCTACGGCAGTGAAACGGTGATCTGAACTTTTTCTATTTCCGGAAAAGCGTATATCCGGCGGCATAAAGTGTCGACAAAAAAACAGCGACAAAAAAATCGAGAAGGAGGTTGAACGATATGTTCAAGGCAAAGCACCTGAAGGAGATACAGGCCTTCATGGAGAAAACGGGAATCCCCGGCAGGGATGGGTGGGATCTGCCCACCTCGAAGAAGAGTTTCCCCGACGGGGCGAACTACCGCATCGAGATCGCCGGGGTTGAACGGTATTCCAACATGGTCGCCATGGTGGACGAGGCGAAGAAGCGCAAGATTCCCATTCACAGGGCCATCTGCACGGTGAGCGGCTCTACCTACTGCGACTTCGAAGAACTGAAGAACATGGCGAAGCTGGCCCATGACGAACAGATCGAACTGATCATGGTGGTGGGCCACCGCAAGGCCTGGGACGTGGGCTCCAAGGAGATGGGGTACCCGGAAGGCGGGGTCCAGGGACCGAGGCACCGAGGGTCCGACAGCATGGCCTACTGGGTGGAGGACATGATGCGGAATGTGGAGGCGGGGATCCGGGGCTTTCTCGTCTACGACGAAGGGGCGCTGAAACTGGTCAACCGGATGAGGGCCGAAGGGTTCCTCCCGAAGGAGACCATCTTCAAGTGGTCCGTCTTCGGCGGCCAGTGCAGCCCCGCCGGGGCGAAGCTCCTGGAGGAGCTGGGGGCCGACACCATGAACCCCATATCCGACGTGTCCCTTCCCATCCTCTCCAGCATCCGCACGGCGGTGAACATGCCTCTGGACGTCTACATGATCATCGTGGACTCCTTCGGCGGCATGTTCAGGGCCTACGAAGCCCCGGAGATCGTCCGGGTGGCCTCGCCGGTGTATTTCAAGATCGAGCCGGGAACATCGGAAAGCGACATCTACAAACCCTGGGTCACCGACGGGTGGCACGACGAGTTCATCCGGGCCAAGGTGAAGATAGCCTCCACCCTCCGGGAAATCATGGAGCGCCGCGCACCCGAGCTGAAGCTTTCCGCCCGGGGTCCCGCAGACCTTAGGCTTCCCGCAGTCGACTGATTTATCTTATTGAGAGCCCGGGACGCACCGTTCCGAGGCTCTTACACTCCGGCCCCCGGGGCCTGTCCGTTCGCCGGGAGGGAGGTTCCGCTATTGAGAAATCTTGAAAAGATAGACAGCGTTCTTAGCTGGATCGAGGAAAAGATCGTCGTGTACGGTATCCTGTTCATGGCGGTGATCCTCATCGCCAACGTGATTTCCAGGAACTTTTTCTATTCCAGCATCAACGCCTCCGAGGAGATCAGCCAGTTTCTGGTGATCATGGTGACCTTCCTGGGTACGAGTTATGCCGCCAGGAAGGGTCTTCACATCCGCATGTCCATCCTGAACGACTTTCTCAGAGGGAAGCCCAGGAAGCTGCTTGCCCTCTTTGTCTCGCTGGTTACAGCCTGCATCATGCTCTACCTCGCCTGGCTGTCCTTCCGCTACGTCCGCCGGGTGGGGACGCTCCACAGGGTCAGCCCCATCCTCCAGATTCCCCTTTACTATGTCTGGTCGGTGGTCCCGGTAGGGTTCGCCCTCACAGGGGTCCAGTACTTTCTCACTTTTTTCCGCAACCTCGGGACCAGCGACGTCTGGGTTTCCTACTACGTGAAGGATGAACTGCTCGACCCGGGAGAGATAGCCGCGAAAAAGGAGGGAGAAAACTGACATGCTGCTTCTGATGATCGGAATCATGTGCTTCTTCCTCATCCTGGGTTTTCCCATGATCGTCCCCCTGGCCCTCACGCCGGTGATCGTGGCGACGGTGTACTTCCCCATGTTCGACCCCATGAACCTGGTGCAGCAGATGCTGGTGGGGATCCGTCCCCTGTCCCTCGTGGCGGTGCCTATGTTCATCTTCGCCGCCGACGTGATCTCCACCGGCCAGGTGGCCAAACGGCTCATCGACTTCGTCATGGCTTTCTTCGGCCACACCCGGGGCGGCCTTGCCGTGACCACCACGGCAGCATGCACCTTCTTCGGAGCGGTCTCCGGGTCCACCCAGGCTACGGTGGTGGCCATCGGCGGCACCATGCGCCCGTACCTTCTTCGGGACGGGTACGACGATTCCTTCTCCATCGCCCTCATCATCAACGCCGCCGGCATCGCCCTGCTCATCCCGCCGAGCATCTCCATGATCATCTACGGCGTGGTCACCGGCAGCTCCGTGGGCGAGCTGTTCATCGCCGGGATAGGGCCCGGGCTGCTGGTTTTCATTCTCTTTTCCCTGTACTGTAGCTTCGCCGCCCGGAAAATGGACATCGTCCGCACGCCGAAGGTCCCCTTCGCCGACCGGATGAGGGCCCTCAAAAAGGCCATCATTCCCATCGGTTTTCCCCTCATCATCCTCGGGGGCATCTACTCGGGGAAGTTCAGCCCCACCGAGGCGGCGGCAGTGGCCGTCCTCTACGCCGTGGCAGTGGAAGTTCTCGTATACCGCCACATCAGCTGGAAGGACATGTACCGCATAGCCCTCTCCACGGGCGTCGTCACGGCTGTGGTCTTCATCCTCGTGGCGGCGGGAGCCGCTTTTTCCTGGCTCATCGGCTACGCCAGGATTCCCGAGATGATCCTGCCTCCCCTGCTGGGGGAAAGCCCGTCCATGGCCAGGCTCCTTCTGATCATCGCCGCGTCCTACTTCATCGGGTGCATGTTCGTGGATTCCATCGTGGTGATCATGATCCTCGCCCCCATTTTCCACCCCATCGCCATGAAGCTCGGCATCGACCCTATCCTCATCGGGGTCCTGGTGACCATGCAAGCGGCCATCGGGGCGGTCACTCCGCCCTTCGGGTGCAACATCTTCACCGCCATGGCCGTCTTCAGACGCCCCTACGCTGACGTGGTGCGGCGGATCGCGCCTTTCCTCGCCCTGTATATTCTCGCCACCCTCGTCGTCATCTTTTGCCCGTCCCTTTCCCTTTTCCTGAGGGACCTTGCTTTCAGGTAGCGTTTTCTGCGTACGTGGGGATGCACAGCCGAAAGGGGGGAATCCGCCGGAAAAACCAGGGGAAAACAGCAAGTACAGGCATCGGAAAACAAGGAGTGTTCCCAATCTGAAGGAGGTGCTGGAAGAAATGAAAAGGTTTTTGAAAGCGGCGGCAGCTGTACTCGTGTGTTTCTTCGTCTTCGGGTCGGTTTCTCCGGCCGTGGCGGCAAAGCAGGAATGGAAATTCGCCATCGAGGAAATCACCGGGAGCGTGCAGGATGAGTTCGCCCAGTTTTTCAAGAAGAAGATCATGGAGCGGATTCCGGATACAGATATCGAAATTTATCCCGTGGGAGTCCTCGGCGACAGCGAAGACCTGACGGAACAGACCATGAACGGCGTCCTTCATTTCACCATGGCGTCCCCAGGACACCTGGGAACCTTCATTCCCGTGGTCCGGGTCTTCTCCCTTCCCTTCATCTGGTCCGACAGGATGGAGGTAAACAAGGAGGTCATGAAGAACAGCGTGGCCATCTACAGCCTCCTGGACAAGGAGTACGAAAAGAACAACCTGAAGCTCCTGGGTGTTTTCCCGGAGGGGTGGCAGGTGTGGACGGCCAACAAACCTCTGAGGACGCCCGACGACTTCAAAAATTTCAGGATGCGCATCATGGGCGACCCGCTCCTGGCCGAGATCTACAAGTCCTACGGCGCCAATGCGGTCCAGGTACCCTATCCCGACCTCTACTCCGCCCTGCAGCTGAAGATGGTGGACGGCAACATCCAGCCCTACTTCGCCCACGAGGAGATGAAGTTCTACGAGCAGCAGGATTACTTCATCGACATCAGGGAGATGCCTTTCGTGGCTACCTTCGTGGTGAGCCTGAAGTGGTTCGAGACCCTTCCGGCGGAGCAGAAGAAGATCATCGAGGAGACGGCCCGGGAGACCATCGATTTCATCTTCGACATGCAGGAAAAGATGAATGATGAGCGGCTCCAGAAAATGCTGAAAATCAAGCCATCCCTCCAGGTTATCGTGCCCACTCCCGAGGAGCGGGAAGCCTTCAAGAAGCTCTCCCTCCCCGTGCGGGACACCTACGTGAAGATGGCGGAGCCCTACGGGAAGGACGTTCTCGAAACCCTGTTGAAAGAGCTCGAAGAAGCGGAAAAGAAAATAGCGAAATAACCGGTTTTCCGCTGCGGGGAGAAGAATCTCTCCCCGCAGCGAACGGAAAGAGCTGCGGCCGGCCCGAGGTTCAACGTCCTTTGGTGAAAAAACGGGCCGCTTTGCTTCTGTGCGGCTGGTGCTGATTTCAGTTCAGGAGGCGACATTATGTACTTCGAAATCTCCGAGTTTCACGAACGGCTGAAAAAAACGAAGGAGAGCATGCTCCGGAATAAAATAGAAGTTCTCGTGGTGAGCGACCCGGCGAACATGAACTATCTCACCGGGTACGACGGCTGGTCATTCTACGTACACCAAGGGCTTGTGGTAGCCCTGGACCGGGACGAGCCTCTCTGGTGGGGCCGGGGTATGGACGCCAACGGGGCGAAGCTGACCACGTGGCTCAGCCCGGACAGCATCCGCCCCTACACCGACGATTACGTGCAGAACGTCTTCAAACACCCCATGAGCTTCGTGGCCGACATTATCCGGGAGCACGGCTGGGAGAGAAAGAACCTGGGTGTGGAGACGGACAACTACTGGTTCACCGGCAAGTGCCTCCGGACTCTCTCGGAGGAGCTCCCCTCCATGGAAATCATCGACGCCACCTCGCTGGTCAACTGGGTCCGGGTCATCAAGTCGCCGGCGGAGATCAGGTACATGAAGCAGGCGGCGAAGGTGTGCGAACACGTCATGGAGACCGCCGTGGACTCCATCAAGGTCGGCGCCCGGGAAAGCTCCGCTGCCGCCAACGTCTACCACGCCTGCATTACGGGAACAGAGGAGTTTACGGGCGACCATCCCGCCATCTTCCCCATCATGCCATCCAACGAACGGACCACCTGCGCCCATCTCGGGTGGGACCCCGAACGGAGGTACGCCCCCGGGGACCTGGTTCTTCTCGAGCTCTGCGGGGTTCGGTTCAGGTACCACTGCCCCCTCTCCCGGACGGTCTACATCGGCACGCCGCCGGAAAAGCTCCGGAAGGTGGCCGACACGGTGCTGAAGGGCGTGGAGGAGACCCTGGCCTTCATCCGCCCGGGAGTCACCGCCGAGGAGGTGGAAGCCCGATGGCGGAAGGCCATTGAGGGATCCGGGGTGGTAAAGCCGTCCCGGCTGGGGTATTCCATCGGCGCAAATTACGTTCCCGACTGGGGAGAGCACACCCTGAGCCTCCGCCCCGGGGACAAGACGGTGCTCAAGCCCGGGATGACCATTCACCTCATGCCGGGGATCTGGGAGGACGACTTCGGTTTCGAAAACAGCGAACCCTTCCTTGTCACCGAAACGGGATGCGAGCCCTTCTGCTCCTTCCCGAGAAAGATCCTCACCCGCTGAGGGATTCCCATGGCGAATCTGAGCCCTGAAACCAGGGAGCTCACCGGGGAACTCCTCGCCCTGCGAAGGGAATTCCACGCCCGGCCGGAGCCCGGATTCGGAGAGCGGTGGACGGCGGGAAGAATCGCCGCCTTCCTCCGGGACCTTGGTCTGGAGGTCCGGGAAGGAGTGGCCGAGACGGGCGTAACGGCCCTGATCAGGGGAACCGGCGGAGGAAAAACCCTTCTTCTTCGGGCCGACATGGACGCCCTGCCCCTGGAGGAACAGACCGGGCTGCCCTTCGCCTCCCGGAACAGGGGAATGATGCACGCCTGCGGCCACGACGCCCACATGGCGATCCTTCTGACGGCGGCGAAGATTCTCTGCTCCATGAAGGACCGCTTTTCCGGGACCATCCGGCTTGTTTTCCAGCCCAACGAGGAGATCGCCGGGGCACGGAGGATGATCGACGAGGGGCGGCTTCTCACCGATCCCCCGGTGGACGGCGCAATGGCTCTCCACGTCTGGAGCGGCATCCCGTCGGGAAGGATCTCGGTCCAGGCAGGTCCAGTCATGGCTGCGATGGACGAGTTCCGGGCCGTCATCAGGGGTAAGGGGGGGCACACGGGAGCCCCCCACAAGGCAATCGATCCCGTCCTGGCCGCGGCGAACTTCATCTCCGCAGCCCAGATGATCCAGACGAGAGAGATCGACGTCTTTTCCCCTACCCTCGTCATGTTCGGGTCGGTCCACGCCGGGGGACAGGCATCCAATATCATTCCGGAAGAGGTCTCCCTGGCGGGAACGGTACGCTATCTCTATTCCGGGGGGCCCGACAGCCCGGAGCGCCCTCTTCAGCGGTTCGAGCGGGTACTTGCGGGAATATGCGCCGCGTCTGGGGTGGACTATTCCCTGGAGTGGATTCCAAGCAATCCCTGCCTGGTGAACGACCCGGGAATGGCAGCCCTGGTGAGGAACGTCGCTTCGGCTGTGGTGGGAGATGAAAACCTGGTCCCCTATACCTGCACCGCCGGGGAGGATTTCGCCGAGTTCGCCCGGGAGGTTCCCTCTGTTTTCTTCTTCGTGGGAACGGGGAACAGGGAGAAGGGGGCCGACTACCCCCAGCACCACCCGAAATTCGACATCGACGAAGAGGCCCTTCCAGCGGCTGTAGAGATCATGATTCGCTCCGCCCTCGCTTTCCTGGGGGCGTGAGCGGGGGACTTCGGTTCTGCGAAAGGAGGAAATGAGCGCCATGAAAAAACACCCCGTTCACCCTGCATCCTCACCCGTTCCTGCCGGGGCCTACACCCCGGGGCTGGTGGCCGGCGGCTTCGTCTTCGTGAGCGGCCAGACGGCTGAAAAGCCGGGAAGCAGTGAACTGGTCGAGGGTGACGTGAAGGTCCAGACCCGGCAGGTCATGGAGAACATCCGGGGCATCCTCGAGGCCGCCGGGTGCTCTCTGGACGACGTGGTGAAGGTGACGGTCCACCTCGCCGATGTGAGGGACTTCGACGGGTACAACGAAGTTTACAGGGAATTCTTCACCGTTCCCTACCCGGTGAGGACCACCGTCCAGAGCGTCATCCCGGGCGGATCTCTCGTGGAGATCGACGTGATCGCCCTTCTCCCCGAAAGGTCGGACCGGTAATGGAAATTCCCGGGGAAGGCCATGACGGTCTGCCGGAAGCCCGGCACGTCTGGGAGGCCCGGAAGCGAATCGCTCCCTATATTCTCCGGACCCCCCTCGTCTTTTCACAGCACCTCTCGGAACTTCTCGGCGCGGAAATCTACCTGAAGCTGGAGAACCTCCAGGAGATAGGCGCCTTCAAGATCCGCGGGGCTGCAAACAGGATACTGAGCCTCTCTGAAGATGAAAGAAAGCGGGGGGTGACCACCTACTCCACGGGAAACCATGCCCAGGCGGTTGCCTGCATGGCCCGCAGGCTGGGAATAAAAGCTTCCGTCTTCGTCTCCGACAGGGTTCCGGAGGCAAAGCTCGAAGCGATCCGCCGGTGGGGAGCGGACGTCCGCATAGCCGGCACGAGCCAGGACGAAGCGGAAACATACTGCCGGGAACTGGCCGGGAGAGAAGGAATGGCTGTCGTGGCCCCCTTCGACGACCCCTTTATCATCGCAGGACAGGGGACCATCGGCCTGGAAATTCTCGAGGATCTTCCCTGCGTGGATTCCGTGGTGGTCCCCACGTCGGGAGGCGGACTCATCTCCGGCATCGCCCTCGCCGTGAAGGCAAACATTCCGGGGGCCAAGGTCACGGGAGTCTCCATGGAGAAGGGAGCGGTAATGTACGAGAGTCTCAAGGCCGGAAAACCCGTGGCCCTCGAGGAATCGGACACTCTGGCGGACAGTTTGCTCGGCGGGATCGGCCTCGAAAACCGCTATACCTTCCCCCTCGTGCGGCGCTTGGTGGACGGTATCGCTCTCGTACCTGAAAAAGAGATTGCCCGGGGTATGGCCTTTCTGCTCAGAAAGCATAAAATAGCTGTGGAGGGGGCGGCTGCTACAGGCCCGGGAGCCCTGCTCTCCGGAATCGTTCTTCCCGGCGCAAAAACAGCGGTGGTCATCACGGGCTGCAATGTCAGTACGGATGTGTTCCTGGAAACGGTGAACGCCGTCCGGGACTTCTAAATTCACACCCCTCGACGGGGAAAGGAGAATGAGCGATGGCAAAGAAGAAAGGGCGCCTCGATTTTGTGAACATGAAGAAGAATGGAGAACAGGTCACGTGGGTCACGGCCTACGACTTCCCCATGGCGAGCTTCGCCGAGGCGGCGGGGATGGACATGATCCTCGTGGGCGACTCTCTCGGCATGATCACCCTGGGCTACTCGGGGACCATCCCCGTGACCATGGAGGACTGCATCAGCCACTGCAAGGCGGTGCGCCGGGGAGCGCCGAACACCTTCGTCATGGGCGACATGCCCTTCGGGTCCTACCAGGTTTCCGACCAGCAGGCGGTGGAGAACGCCGTACGATTCTTCAAGGAGGCGGACATGGACGCCATCAAGCTTGAGGGCGGCGTCCGGGTGGAGTCCCGTATCAAGGCCATGGCCGACGCGGGGATGCTGGTGTGCGGCCACATCGGCCTCACCCCCCAGAGCTCGGGTCCCCTTGGAGGATTCAAGGCCCAGGGGCTCGATCCCGCATCGGCCCGGTACGTCATCGAGGACGCCCTTGCGGTGGAGCGGGCAGGAGCCTATGCCCTGCTCGTGGAGGCCGTACCGCCTGAGCTCACCCAGTTCCTGGCGAAAAAGCTGACCATTCCCGTGTATTCCATCGGCGCCGGTGCCCCCTGCGACGGGCAGCTCCTGATCTGCGGCGACATGATCGGCATGTTCCAGGCCTTCACGCCGAAATTCGTGAAGGTCTATGCCAACGTGGCGGAGATTATCACCAACGCTTTCAAGGAATACGCGGAGGACGTGCGGACGGGCAAGTTCCCCGGAGACGAGCACTGCTACCACGTAAGGAAGGGCATGGAAGAGGAGTACGCCGCCATGCTGAAGGAATACGAATAGAGAGGACATTCCCGGCCCGTACCCTCCCGGGGTGCGGGCTTTTTTCTTCCACCAGCGGGAAAGAACCGCGAGAAAAGGAGAGGGTAGCATGAAGTTCGCAGAACGGTATGCGGGACTGCAGCCATCCGGCATGCTGAAGATCTTCCAGGCCGCCGCGGCCGATCCCGACATGGTCAACCTGGGAGAGGGAGAGCCGGATTTCGACACGGAGCACGACATCATCGACGCCGCCGCGAAGGCGGCGAAGGAAGGGTACACCCACTACGGCCCCATAATGGGGTTCGAAGACGTCCGCCGGTCGGTGTGCGATTACTGGGAGAGGCGGTACGGCCTGAAATCCTCCCCCGACGAGGTGATGATCATGGCGGGAGGGGTCCAGTCGGTCCATCTGGCCCTCCAGGCCCTCCTCGACCCGGGCGACGAAGTGATCACGGCGGAGCCGTGCTTCGCCCCCTATTTCGAGCAGATTTACCAGCACCGGGGAACGGCCGTCCACCTCCCGACAACGGAGGAAGACGGCTTCGTCCCCACGGCGGAGGCCATTGAACGGGCGATCACCCCGAAGTCGAAGGTACTCATGATCTGCTCCCCCAGCAACCCCACCGGAAGGGTCATGACCCGGCGGCAGATGGAGGCCATCGCCGCCGTGGCTGAACGGCACGATCTCACGGTGCTCTCCGACGAGATCTACGACTCCCTGGTCTACAAGGGCCGGCACGTGCCCTTCGCCACCATCCCCGGCATGAAGGAGAGAACCCTGACCATGGGGGGGCTCTCCAAGAGCCACTGCATGACGGGC
The DNA window shown above is from Aminivibrio sp. and carries:
- a CDS encoding threonine/serine dehydratase; the protein is MEIPGEGHDGLPEARHVWEARKRIAPYILRTPLVFSQHLSELLGAEIYLKLENLQEIGAFKIRGAANRILSLSEDERKRGVTTYSTGNHAQAVACMARRLGIKASVFVSDRVPEAKLEAIRRWGADVRIAGTSQDEAETYCRELAGREGMAVVAPFDDPFIIAGQGTIGLEILEDLPCVDSVVVPTSGGGLISGIALAVKANIPGAKVTGVSMEKGAVMYESLKAGKPVALEESDTLADSLLGGIGLENRYTFPLVRRLVDGIALVPEKEIARGMAFLLRKHKIAVEGAAATGPGALLSGIVLPGAKTAVVITGCNVSTDVFLETVNAVRDF
- a CDS encoding M20 family metallopeptidase, which encodes MANLSPETRELTGELLALRREFHARPEPGFGERWTAGRIAAFLRDLGLEVREGVAETGVTALIRGTGGGKTLLLRADMDALPLEEQTGLPFASRNRGMMHACGHDAHMAILLTAAKILCSMKDRFSGTIRLVFQPNEEIAGARRMIDEGRLLTDPPVDGAMALHVWSGIPSGRISVQAGPVMAAMDEFRAVIRGKGGHTGAPHKAIDPVLAAANFISAAQMIQTREIDVFSPTLVMFGSVHAGGQASNIIPEEVSLAGTVRYLYSGGPDSPERPLQRFERVLAGICAASGVDYSLEWIPSNPCLVNDPGMAALVRNVASAVVGDENLVPYTCTAGEDFAEFAREVPSVFFFVGTGNREKGADYPQHHPKFDIDEEALPAAVEIMIRSALAFLGA
- a CDS encoding pyridoxal phosphate-dependent aminotransferase — encoded protein: MKFAERYAGLQPSGMLKIFQAAAADPDMVNLGEGEPDFDTEHDIIDAAAKAAKEGYTHYGPIMGFEDVRRSVCDYWERRYGLKSSPDEVMIMAGGVQSVHLALQALLDPGDEVITAEPCFAPYFEQIYQHRGTAVHLPTTEEDGFVPTAEAIERAITPKSKVLMICSPSNPTGRVMTRRQMEAIAAVAERHDLTVLSDEIYDSLVYKGRHVPFATIPGMKERTLTMGGLSKSHCMTGWRIGYAIGPAPLIRLMALIGANQTYGVNVPTQMASKYALDNHDRKLEERAKVFRERLTFVADRLNAMPGVRCSEPEGAFYLFPDIRGTGLSSEEFAWGLLEKGKVATLPGSAFGACGEGYVRIACTRSLEVLAEGMDRMETFVKSLKG
- a CDS encoding M24 family metallopeptidase, giving the protein MYFEISEFHERLKKTKESMLRNKIEVLVVSDPANMNYLTGYDGWSFYVHQGLVVALDRDEPLWWGRGMDANGAKLTTWLSPDSIRPYTDDYVQNVFKHPMSFVADIIREHGWERKNLGVETDNYWFTGKCLRTLSEELPSMEIIDATSLVNWVRVIKSPAEIRYMKQAAKVCEHVMETAVDSIKVGARESSAAANVYHACITGTEEFTGDHPAIFPIMPSNERTTCAHLGWDPERRYAPGDLVLLELCGVRFRYHCPLSRTVYIGTPPEKLRKVADTVLKGVEETLAFIRPGVTAEEVEARWRKAIEGSGVVKPSRLGYSIGANYVPDWGEHTLSLRPGDKTVLKPGMTIHLMPGIWEDDFGFENSEPFLVTETGCEPFCSFPRKILTR
- a CDS encoding RidA family protein, which produces MSAMKKHPVHPASSPVPAGAYTPGLVAGGFVFVSGQTAEKPGSSELVEGDVKVQTRQVMENIRGILEAAGCSLDDVVKVTVHLADVRDFDGYNEVYREFFTVPYPVRTTVQSVIPGGSLVEIDVIALLPERSDR
- a CDS encoding TRAP transporter small permease: MRNLEKIDSVLSWIEEKIVVYGILFMAVILIANVISRNFFYSSINASEEISQFLVIMVTFLGTSYAARKGLHIRMSILNDFLRGKPRKLLALFVSLVTACIMLYLAWLSFRYVRRVGTLHRVSPILQIPLYYVWSVVPVGFALTGVQYFLTFFRNLGTSDVWVSYYVKDELLDPGEIAAKKEGEN
- the panB gene encoding 3-methyl-2-oxobutanoate hydroxymethyltransferase — encoded protein: MAKKKGRLDFVNMKKNGEQVTWVTAYDFPMASFAEAAGMDMILVGDSLGMITLGYSGTIPVTMEDCISHCKAVRRGAPNTFVMGDMPFGSYQVSDQQAVENAVRFFKEADMDAIKLEGGVRVESRIKAMADAGMLVCGHIGLTPQSSGPLGGFKAQGLDPASARYVIEDALAVERAGAYALLVEAVPPELTQFLAKKLTIPVYSIGAGAPCDGQLLICGDMIGMFQAFTPKFVKVYANVAEIITNAFKEYAEDVRTGKFPGDEHCYHVRKGMEEEYAAMLKEYE
- a CDS encoding formate--tetrahydrofolate ligase; its protein translation is MPSDIEIAQGAKLRSIAEIAEKLGIGEAELEQYGRYKAKVSPEVWERVKGNPDGKLILVTAITPTPAGEGKTTTTVGLAQALAKRGKKTSLAIREPSLGPSFGIKGGAAGGGYSQVIPMEDINLHFTGDLHAITTAHNLISAMVDNHIQQGNELNLDPRRVVWRRVMDLNERALRSVIVGLGGRANGVPRESGFDITVASEIMAILCLSTDLMDLKTRIAKIVVGYTYDGKAVTVGEIGASGSAAVLLKDAVKPNLVQTLEGVPAFIHGGPFANIAHGCNSIQATRLGLKLSDYFVTEAGFGADLGAEKFLDIKCRLGGLKPSAVVIVATVRALKMHGGKKKSELGEKDLVALEKGMSNLEKHIENIASFGLPAVVAINRFPADSEEELALIEKKCNALGASVALSEVWEKGGEGGLELADKVMEACGKKSEFVYQYEVGMSPKEKIERIAKNIYGASGVTYTDQAEKDLAQIHELGKDELLICMAKTQYSLSDNPALLGRPSGFSVTVREVRLSAGAGFLVPVTGSIMTMPGLPKKPAALSIDIDEKGRITGLF
- a CDS encoding TRAP transporter large permease produces the protein MLLLMIGIMCFFLILGFPMIVPLALTPVIVATVYFPMFDPMNLVQQMLVGIRPLSLVAVPMFIFAADVISTGQVAKRLIDFVMAFFGHTRGGLAVTTTAACTFFGAVSGSTQATVVAIGGTMRPYLLRDGYDDSFSIALIINAAGIALLIPPSISMIIYGVVTGSSVGELFIAGIGPGLLVFILFSLYCSFAARKMDIVRTPKVPFADRMRALKKAIIPIGFPLIILGGIYSGKFSPTEAAAVAVLYAVAVEVLVYRHISWKDMYRIALSTGVVTAVVFILVAAGAAFSWLIGYARIPEMILPPLLGESPSMARLLLIIAASYFIGCMFVDSIVVIMILAPIFHPIAMKLGIDPILIGVLVTMQAAIGAVTPPFGCNIFTAMAVFRRPYADVVRRIAPFLALYILATLVVIFCPSLSLFLRDLAFR
- a CDS encoding GntR family transcriptional regulator, whose translation is MDYVAFEKDTLSERVADYIRRHILYMDTFRDGDHILETDIAEKLDVSRATVREALKDLETQGIVEIIPRKGTYVAAFDHKDMIEILELRCMCEAYIFETVVNGNMLDARDFSILESIIDEMVQVSRSTEESELAKSTAFTTKDLEFHGYIWKKSGRRWFCKVLSDNYYRLRLAMMQDMILERDMEKSATMHYDILNALREKDLDAARNYLRRHILSLYGSETVI
- the dctP gene encoding TRAP transporter substrate-binding protein DctP, which produces MKRFLKAAAAVLVCFFVFGSVSPAVAAKQEWKFAIEEITGSVQDEFAQFFKKKIMERIPDTDIEIYPVGVLGDSEDLTEQTMNGVLHFTMASPGHLGTFIPVVRVFSLPFIWSDRMEVNKEVMKNSVAIYSLLDKEYEKNNLKLLGVFPEGWQVWTANKPLRTPDDFKNFRMRIMGDPLLAEIYKSYGANAVQVPYPDLYSALQLKMVDGNIQPYFAHEEMKFYEQQDYFIDIREMPFVATFVVSLKWFETLPAEQKKIIEETARETIDFIFDMQEKMNDERLQKMLKIKPSLQVIVPTPEEREAFKKLSLPVRDTYVKMAEPYGKDVLETLLKELEEAEKKIAK